A stretch of Paenibacillus mucilaginosus 3016 DNA encodes these proteins:
- the pdxA gene encoding 4-hydroxythreonine-4-phosphate dehydrogenase PdxA — protein MNTNRPVIGITMGDAAGVGPEIIMKSLKDEQVYAVCRPFVIGDAKILERADGFVRTGLKVRRIAAVADAAFEAGTVDCLDLDLVSADLPIGQVSAEAGHAAFSYLKKAIELANAGEIDAICTAPLNKEALHKGGHIYPGHTEILADLTGTQDFSMMLSAPKLKVIHVTTHVGIIDAVRMINPERVYKVIRMAHETLQKAGIAAPKIAVCGINPHAGENGLFGYGEEDEKIVPAVMQAQGEGINAVGPLPADTLFFRATRGDFDIVVAMYHDQGHGPIKVLGLEAGVNITVGLPIIRTSVDHGTAFDIAGKGIADEMSLKEAIRQAIELAPKRER, from the coding sequence ATGAATACAAATAGACCCGTTATCGGGATTACGATGGGCGACGCTGCCGGCGTCGGCCCCGAGATCATCATGAAGTCCCTGAAGGACGAGCAGGTGTACGCAGTCTGCAGACCCTTCGTGATCGGGGATGCCAAAATTCTGGAGCGCGCCGACGGATTCGTCCGGACGGGCCTGAAGGTGCGCCGCATTGCAGCCGTTGCCGATGCGGCATTCGAAGCCGGTACGGTGGACTGCCTCGACCTCGACCTCGTCTCGGCGGACCTGCCGATCGGGCAGGTATCGGCTGAAGCCGGACATGCGGCGTTCAGCTACCTCAAGAAGGCGATCGAGCTCGCGAATGCCGGGGAGATCGACGCGATCTGTACGGCTCCCCTGAACAAAGAGGCGCTTCACAAGGGCGGCCACATCTATCCGGGGCATACCGAGATTCTGGCCGACCTGACCGGTACGCAGGATTTCTCCATGATGCTGTCCGCACCGAAGCTCAAGGTCATCCACGTCACAACCCACGTCGGCATCATCGACGCGGTGCGGATGATCAATCCGGAGCGGGTGTACAAGGTCATCCGCATGGCGCATGAGACGCTGCAGAAGGCAGGGATTGCCGCACCGAAGATCGCGGTCTGCGGCATCAACCCGCATGCGGGGGAGAACGGCCTCTTCGGGTATGGGGAAGAGGATGAGAAGATCGTGCCCGCCGTGATGCAGGCGCAGGGCGAAGGGATTAACGCGGTGGGGCCGCTGCCGGCCGATACGCTCTTCTTCCGCGCGACCCGCGGCGATTTTGACATCGTCGTGGCGATGTATCACGACCAGGGCCACGGTCCGATCAAGGTGCTTGGCCTCGAAGCCGGCGTGAACATTACCGTAGGGCTGCCGATCATCCGCACGAGCGTCGATCACGGCACTGCCTTTGACATCGCAGGCAAAGGAATTGCCGATGAGATGAGCCTGAAGGAAGCGATCCGCCAGGCGATCGAGCTGGCTCCGAAGCGCGAGCGGTAA
- a CDS encoding four-carbon acid sugar kinase family protein — protein sequence MMKHMAIIADDLTGASDSGVQFARKGLQTQVIFDLKRFSAGGGGVEAVVIDTDSRSVPREDAYARAKEAAAGVRRSGFRHVYKKMDSTLRGNLGAELDGVMDEIEFDFAVVAPAFPRIGRTTMNGVHCLNGIPVHQTEIANDPKCPVGESDLVKLFSSQSRRRAALIELDTLHAGKEALAAAVLSRLEEGAELLIFDAATEEDLEQIARWLTASPHRILWAGSAGLADYLPEALALPVRTGSSAALPASSGEPVLLVAGSISRVTRAQVAAYNAGAGVAAVEFNTVKGIASEEGERQETERCRSALLAALAAGSDASLYASSSAEDVRLSKEAGAKRGLDSTEVSNHIARLLGRVASGLMRETKLQGVILTGGDTAKAVCRELGVSGIQLLREVEPGIPLGRLIGDIPLPVVTKAGAFGGEHSLSHAKSALKGESSHEYK from the coding sequence ATGATGAAACACATGGCCATTATCGCGGATGACTTGACCGGGGCCTCCGATTCAGGCGTGCAGTTCGCCAGGAAAGGCCTTCAGACCCAGGTGATCTTCGACCTGAAGCGCTTCTCTGCCGGAGGGGGCGGGGTGGAAGCGGTCGTGATCGACACGGACAGCCGCTCCGTCCCCCGGGAGGATGCGTATGCCCGGGCCAAAGAAGCGGCGGCTGGGGTCCGCCGCTCGGGCTTCCGGCATGTCTACAAGAAAATGGATTCGACGCTGAGAGGCAATCTTGGTGCAGAACTGGACGGCGTGATGGACGAAATCGAGTTTGATTTCGCCGTCGTAGCCCCCGCCTTTCCGCGCATCGGAAGAACTACGATGAACGGCGTGCACTGCCTGAACGGAATACCGGTTCACCAGACCGAGATTGCGAACGATCCGAAATGCCCGGTGGGGGAATCCGACCTCGTGAAGCTGTTCTCGTCGCAATCGAGGCGCAGGGCCGCCCTGATTGAGCTTGATACGCTTCATGCGGGGAAAGAGGCGCTGGCTGCGGCGGTCCTCTCGAGGCTGGAGGAAGGCGCGGAGCTGCTGATCTTCGACGCGGCAACCGAGGAAGATCTGGAGCAGATCGCGCGGTGGCTGACGGCTTCCCCGCACCGGATTCTGTGGGCCGGTTCGGCCGGTCTCGCGGATTACCTGCCCGAAGCCCTGGCACTGCCAGTGCGCACAGGGAGTTCGGCAGCACTTCCGGCTTCGTCGGGAGAACCGGTTCTGTTGGTTGCGGGCAGCATCTCCCGTGTGACGCGGGCCCAGGTTGCCGCCTATAATGCGGGAGCCGGCGTCGCCGCGGTGGAGTTCAATACCGTCAAGGGCATCGCGTCGGAGGAAGGGGAGCGGCAGGAGACCGAGCGCTGCCGTTCCGCGCTCCTGGCCGCCCTGGCCGCCGGTTCGGACGCTTCGCTCTATGCGAGCTCCTCTGCGGAGGATGTGCGGCTGTCGAAGGAGGCCGGCGCGAAGAGAGGACTGGATTCCACCGAGGTCTCCAACCACATTGCCCGTCTGCTTGGGCGCGTGGCCTCCGGGCTGATGCGGGAGACGAAGCTTCAGGGCGTCATCCTGACCGGCGGCGATACCGCCAAGGCGGTCTGCCGGGAGCTTGGGGTGTCGGGGATTCAGCTTCTGCGCGAAGTGGAGCCCGGCATTCCGCTGGGCCGGCTGATCGGAGACATCCCGCTGCCCGTCGTCACCAAGGCCGGAGCCTTCGGCGGGGAGCACAGCTTGTCGCATGCCAAATCTGCACTCAAAGGAGAATCATCTCATGAATACAAATAG
- a CDS encoding 2-keto-3-deoxygluconate permease, with product MRIKASIEKIPGGMMIVPLLLGAILTTLFPNMGKTFGSFTGALMTGSLPILAVFYVCMGATINFKATPYILKKGGTLLGTKIATGVIVGFIAGQFLGNGMISEGFFAGLSVLAIVAAMNDTNGGLYMALMGQFGKKEDVGAYSVMSLESGPFFTMLTLGIAGLAAFPWQTFVGAILPLVVGMILGNLDKDMREFLGKAVPVLVPFFAFALGAGLNLQTVWKAGFLGVLLGVAVVAVTGITLILTDRLIGGNGIAGISAASTAGNAAGVPAAVAAANAAYAPLVPSATALVASCVIVTAILVPIVTAWYAKRIGVKSQIG from the coding sequence ATGAGAATCAAAGCGTCCATCGAAAAAATTCCGGGTGGCATGATGATTGTACCGCTTCTTCTGGGAGCTATCCTTACAACGCTGTTCCCGAACATGGGCAAAACGTTCGGTTCCTTCACCGGCGCCCTGATGACCGGCTCTCTGCCGATCCTCGCCGTTTTCTACGTCTGCATGGGGGCTACGATCAATTTTAAGGCGACTCCGTATATTCTCAAAAAAGGCGGCACCCTGCTCGGCACCAAGATTGCAACCGGCGTCATCGTCGGTTTTATCGCCGGACAGTTCCTCGGCAACGGCATGATCAGCGAAGGCTTCTTCGCAGGCCTGTCGGTCCTGGCGATCGTCGCGGCCATGAACGATACGAACGGCGGTCTGTATATGGCCCTGATGGGGCAGTTCGGCAAAAAGGAAGATGTGGGCGCTTACTCGGTCATGAGCCTGGAATCGGGTCCTTTCTTCACGATGCTGACACTCGGGATTGCAGGACTTGCCGCGTTCCCTTGGCAGACCTTCGTCGGTGCCATTCTTCCCCTGGTTGTCGGTATGATCCTCGGCAACCTGGATAAGGACATGCGCGAATTCCTCGGCAAAGCCGTACCGGTTCTCGTTCCCTTCTTCGCCTTCGCGCTGGGAGCCGGCCTGAACCTGCAAACCGTATGGAAAGCGGGCTTCCTGGGCGTACTGCTCGGCGTGGCGGTCGTCGCCGTCACCGGCATCACCCTGATCCTCACGGACCGCCTCATCGGCGGCAACGGAATTGCCGGCATCTCCGCCGCTTCCACGGCCGGCAACGCCGCCGGCGTGCCTGCTGCCGTAGCGGCAGCCAATGCGGCTTATGCACCGCTCGTGCCGTCGGCCACGGCGCTCGTGGCCTCCTGCGTCATCGTGACGGCGATTCTTGTCCCGATCGTAACGGCCTGGTATGCCAAAAGGATCGGAGTCAAGAGCCAGATTGGTTAA
- a CDS encoding sigma-54-dependent Fis family transcriptional regulator yields MKIKVLAIAPYPGLKELLEAGSREDARLELEVHVADLQNALPIVQAARSRSYDVILSRGGTSSLIRKHVSIPVVDIPVSGYDILRVLTLVRGANSKVAIIGFPNICRGVAEVSGLLDFDIPSYPIESAAEVEGALRQAFGDGVQLVLGDVVTVQAAEAMGYNGILITSGRESVLEALAEVRRMYGVVNRAQANERLYEQLLERHHAGVLAVDGQGTILYANRAGASLLGYDPGVIRGMNLRGIDPLWARYIGEPAPAEEGAVPGPSRRFQRRGLNIEVAAAAPVNSMDCRYFVYMVPLGESGTNPAFAGYEVTERIATFTQIIGGSSEIRGAVSRAKALSRTERPVWIEGEAGTGKGLFAQAIHSASRSGAEGLFMLPCGSLSGGELESLLFGSETYAGLLHTEAAGTVCLTQIEQAGSLLQLRLAEYLQGAGPVRIVVTSLQPVKSLLKKGEIAAELARAFQDSVLHLPPLRERLEDIEDIARVVIAAHNSRYGKQIAGIRPDVVEEELQQILWPGNVRQLKMVLEHMLAASQGPYVGMEEAKEGWRKVREALRMEAESHTVQLNLSGSWDEIERRILLEVLREEDMNQSKAAKRLGINRSTLWRKLKDVLQNET; encoded by the coding sequence ATGAAAATCAAAGTGTTGGCTATTGCCCCATATCCGGGGTTGAAAGAACTGCTGGAAGCGGGATCCCGGGAGGATGCTCGCCTGGAGCTGGAGGTCCATGTCGCGGATCTGCAGAATGCCCTCCCGATCGTCCAAGCGGCCCGGAGCCGTTCATACGACGTCATTCTCAGCCGCGGCGGCACCTCGTCTCTGATCCGCAAGCATGTCTCCATCCCGGTTGTGGATATCCCCGTCTCGGGCTACGACATTCTGCGCGTGCTCACACTTGTGCGCGGCGCGAACAGCAAGGTGGCGATCATCGGCTTTCCGAATATTTGCCGGGGGGTGGCCGAAGTATCGGGCCTGCTCGATTTTGACATCCCGAGCTATCCGATCGAGAGCGCCGCCGAGGTGGAAGGGGCGCTCCGCCAGGCCTTCGGGGACGGCGTGCAGCTCGTACTTGGGGATGTGGTTACCGTACAGGCGGCCGAGGCGATGGGCTATAACGGCATCCTGATTACCTCCGGCCGGGAGTCGGTTCTCGAGGCGCTGGCCGAGGTAAGGCGGATGTACGGCGTCGTGAACCGGGCGCAGGCGAACGAGCGGCTCTACGAGCAGCTGCTGGAGCGGCACCACGCCGGCGTACTCGCCGTCGACGGGCAGGGAACCATCCTTTACGCCAACCGGGCCGGAGCCTCTCTGCTCGGCTATGATCCGGGCGTCATCCGGGGCATGAACCTGCGGGGAATCGATCCCTTATGGGCCAGGTATATCGGGGAGCCTGCGCCGGCGGAAGAGGGGGCGGTCCCCGGTCCGTCCAGGCGGTTCCAGCGGCGGGGGCTGAACATCGAAGTGGCTGCCGCGGCTCCCGTGAATTCGATGGACTGCCGTTACTTTGTCTATATGGTCCCCCTCGGGGAGAGCGGGACCAACCCCGCCTTCGCGGGCTATGAGGTAACCGAACGCATCGCAACCTTCACCCAGATCATCGGGGGAAGCAGCGAGATCCGCGGGGCGGTCTCCCGGGCCAAGGCCCTCTCCCGTACGGAAAGGCCGGTCTGGATCGAGGGGGAAGCGGGAACCGGCAAGGGGCTCTTCGCCCAGGCGATCCACTCGGCGAGCCGCTCGGGTGCCGAGGGCTTGTTCATGCTTCCCTGCGGCTCCTTAAGCGGCGGGGAGCTGGAATCCCTTCTGTTCGGGAGTGAGACCTACGCGGGTCTGCTGCATACCGAAGCGGCCGGTACGGTGTGCCTGACGCAGATCGAGCAGGCCGGCTCCCTCCTCCAGCTGAGGCTGGCCGAGTATCTGCAGGGGGCAGGCCCGGTTCGCATTGTCGTCACTTCCCTGCAGCCCGTGAAGTCCCTCCTGAAGAAGGGGGAGATTGCAGCGGAACTGGCCCGTGCTTTCCAGGATTCCGTCCTGCATTTGCCGCCGCTGCGGGAGCGGCTGGAGGATATCGAAGATATCGCCCGCGTGGTGATCGCGGCCCATAACTCCCGTTATGGCAAACAGATCGCCGGCATCCGCCCGGACGTAGTGGAAGAGGAGCTCCAGCAGATCCTATGGCCGGGCAATGTCCGCCAGCTGAAGATGGTGCTCGAGCATATGCTGGCCGCTTCCCAAGGACCCTATGTAGGAATGGAGGAAGCCAAAGAGGGCTGGCGGAAGGTGAGGGAGGCGCTTCGGATGGAGGCGGAGAGCCACACGGTGCAGCTGAATTTGTCTGGAAGCTGGGATGAGATCGAGCGGAGAATCCTGCTGGAGGTGCTCCGCGAGGAAGACATGAACCAGTCGAAGGCGGCCAAGCGGCTTGGCATTAACCGGTCCACTTTGTGGAGAAAACTAAAAGATGTGTTGCAAAATGAAACGTAA
- a CDS encoding CBO0543 family protein — protein MDRDQAIRLNDANVEQIERLLHQKVQIWAEHIVLTPLWWLGVALSIVPWIVWYCIRERQCTDRILYAGLFVMCLSLMLDIVGDQFGYWHYRYNVLPLVPTYFPWDLTLMPVTVMLLLQYKPGANPLLKALFFSLLTSYAAEPFFAWLQVYQIADWRYSYSVPVQFAIYLLAHYLTRRYQFQPLERI, from the coding sequence ATGGACCGGGATCAAGCGATCAGGCTGAACGATGCCAATGTGGAACAAATTGAGCGGCTGCTCCATCAAAAGGTTCAAATCTGGGCGGAGCATATCGTACTAACCCCTCTGTGGTGGCTTGGCGTCGCCCTGTCGATTGTTCCCTGGATCGTGTGGTACTGTATCCGGGAGCGGCAGTGCACAGACCGTATTCTGTATGCCGGCCTCTTTGTCATGTGCCTCTCCCTGATGCTCGATATCGTCGGAGACCAGTTCGGCTATTGGCATTACCGTTATAACGTGCTTCCGCTGGTACCCACCTATTTTCCATGGGATCTGACCTTGATGCCGGTAACCGTCATGCTGCTGCTCCAGTACAAACCGGGAGCCAACCCGCTTCTCAAAGCATTGTTCTTCTCCCTGCTGACCTCCTATGCGGCCGAGCCCTTCTTCGCCTGGCTGCAAGTGTATCAAATCGCGGACTGGCGGTACTCCTACTCGGTGCCCGTCCAGTTTGCCATCTATCTCCTCGCCCACTATCTCACCCGCAGGTACCAATTTCAGCCGCTCGAGAGGATTTGA
- a CDS encoding lytic polysaccharide monooxygenase, which translates to MTLRIQGYTLKKLAAAGGMMALIGVSSVLFAESASAHGYVENGRAALCKSGANTDCGAVVYEPQSLEAPKGFPAAGPADGKIASAGGIFPKLDEQSSTRWSKVSMNSGTNTFTWRLSAAHATASWKYYITKDGWNPNAALTRDSFNLTPFCSVPYGGKQPPFTYSDTCNVPAKTGYHVILAVWEIADTANAFYNVIDVNFGSGTGGTTIAAPANLASPSQTQTSVSLTWSAVTGAASYEIYRNGTQVGTASSASYTDTGLAAGTTYTYTVVAAGSTGKSSPSGALAVKTAGSTSTTYPAWNASTAYLGGSKVSYNGVNYEARWWTQGEIPSAASSVWKVIP; encoded by the coding sequence ATGACACTTCGCATCCAGGGCTATACGCTGAAAAAACTGGCCGCAGCCGGCGGCATGATGGCGCTGATCGGCGTCTCTTCCGTCCTCTTCGCGGAGAGCGCTTCCGCTCACGGCTATGTCGAGAACGGCCGGGCGGCGCTGTGCAAATCCGGCGCCAACACGGACTGCGGCGCAGTCGTCTATGAACCGCAGAGCCTGGAGGCGCCGAAGGGCTTCCCTGCCGCAGGTCCTGCGGACGGCAAGATCGCCAGCGCCGGCGGCATCTTCCCCAAGCTCGACGAGCAGTCCTCCACCCGCTGGTCCAAGGTCAGCATGAACTCCGGCACGAACACCTTCACTTGGAGGCTGTCGGCTGCCCATGCCACGGCCAGCTGGAAGTATTACATCACGAAGGACGGCTGGAATCCGAATGCGGCGCTGACAAGGGACTCGTTCAACCTGACGCCGTTCTGCTCCGTCCCTTACGGCGGCAAGCAGCCGCCGTTCACCTACTCCGATACATGTAACGTACCGGCGAAGACCGGCTACCATGTGATTCTGGCCGTATGGGAGATCGCCGACACGGCCAACGCCTTCTACAATGTGATTGACGTCAACTTCGGCAGCGGCACCGGAGGAACGACGATCGCGGCACCGGCGAACCTGGCTTCTCCGTCCCAGACCCAGACGAGCGTGTCCCTGACCTGGTCTGCGGTAACCGGCGCAGCCTCTTACGAAATTTACCGCAACGGCACCCAGGTGGGCACAGCCTCCTCCGCTTCCTACACCGATACGGGCCTGGCGGCAGGCACGACGTATACGTACACCGTCGTCGCGGCCGGCTCCACAGGCAAGTCAAGCCCATCAGGCGCACTTGCGGTTAAGACTGCGGGCAGCACCTCAACGACTTATCCCGCGTGGAACGCTTCGACCGCCTACCTGGGCGGCAGCAAAGTGTCCTACAACGGCGTCAACTATGAGGCGAGATGGTGGACACAAGGAGAAATCCCAAGCGCTGCAAGCAGCGTCTGGAAAGTGATTCCTTAG
- a CDS encoding glycoside hydrolase, with the protein MKTCRKWTSALLTCSLSVGLVGHAVNANAAANEKGPVDAFLTLDASVKYQKIDNFGASDAWSMEPLGKHWTEENKNRVADLLFSRDKGIGLSAWRFNIGAGSTETDGAIITNPWRRAEAFKSSEAGGYDWSRQAGQQWFLKAAKERGVDTLIAFVNSPPVWMTKNGHAQPDATVGSTNLKEGYEDEFAAFLSDVLEHFEQNGLAFDYISPINEPTWDWNRAGQEGNRYNNDDIKRVILELHRQLKQRGIEAGISAPDGVEITALLDDEFYQRFANKERYTGGANSLGAGKYREYIKDLLGDPQLKEAVGNKIASHSYWSDYSRTGDDRLGLLRDLLAENLEKYGADAKYWMSEYCILGDYGPGRDLGIDPALHVARTIHFDLTRANAAAWQWWTAVSKEDYKDGLIYTDFTKEGDEQNILPSKILWTLGNYSKFIRPGADRIQLAGLDEEARSGLLGSAYKDEKEQTVTTVLVNDSTVDKRVKLSIQGLASKDAVYMLKPYITSADQDLAKGRNVPVQSDGTFETVIPARSVVTLYGDLVKAGKKPDAPEDVRIRPANKGLQIDFTLPKGAYEVEVTYGEKQGNRERTVKVTAEDVITLSNLRNGIEYYVTLRAGNKNGFGPPSKRAYGVPELLAPSGVSAEGTDGGFTVKYDAAVGVPSYRVRYGLQPGAYDRVLESGTASGLIRVEGLQNGTVLYGVVEAVDGTAVSPPSAAFQVTPDIPAPGKILAVAGDAKAHVEVTPVAGAAGYGYELLSGAQLAAAGQSGSSAWDLAELTNDMPVTVRVYSVGRGGNGTAFAETTVTPKAEELRFEDRFEAGGLSRYQQDVSEWKVEDGVLKHASGGDHQGEIGIRDLQIIDGTLTVIAKHATAGADWGITFRGPSYDKGYGFGFENGSLYLRKDGQALASSVPFTAKLGGLYLLEVRLQGKRIQALIDGEVAFDVTDTAYTSGRVGLHSWGDAEFGYVKAAREADPQLAKPEIYQVKAGDRQAALKYSEVDGADAYAIQYQAVTGGSSAPVEIPAKAGSTLVTGLTNDVAYSFWLVAKRGGEEVRSEPVTAVPAGNQGVLYYVDAGDGTPSQPEAGEQLGALQTLEEQAYGPDPVTGVHWGYEADDGLTWAHTSPVEAYPSIRQYDGNENGKGLAYRFELPNGTYGVKVGFFDPWAAGDRRMNLTLNGQTVLTDYVIGTKQEEKTFDVEVSGGELIVKVVKAGASKPMLSYIAVEQR; encoded by the coding sequence ATGAAAACCTGCAGGAAATGGACGTCTGCACTGCTTACCTGCTCCCTGAGTGTAGGGTTGGTCGGCCATGCGGTGAACGCGAACGCCGCCGCGAATGAAAAGGGCCCCGTGGACGCATTCCTCACGCTGGATGCCTCCGTCAAATATCAGAAGATTGATAACTTCGGCGCCTCCGACGCCTGGTCGATGGAGCCGCTCGGTAAGCACTGGACTGAAGAAAATAAGAACCGGGTGGCCGATCTTCTCTTCTCGAGAGACAAAGGCATCGGGCTCTCCGCCTGGCGCTTCAACATCGGAGCGGGCTCGACCGAAACGGATGGAGCGATCATTACGAATCCATGGCGGCGTGCGGAAGCCTTCAAATCCTCCGAAGCCGGCGGCTATGACTGGAGCAGGCAGGCGGGGCAGCAGTGGTTCCTGAAGGCGGCCAAGGAGCGCGGGGTCGATACCCTGATCGCTTTCGTCAACAGCCCGCCCGTCTGGATGACCAAGAACGGCCATGCCCAGCCGGACGCCACAGTCGGTTCCACCAACTTAAAAGAAGGATACGAGGACGAATTCGCCGCTTTCCTGAGCGATGTGCTGGAGCATTTTGAGCAGAACGGCCTGGCTTTCGATTACATCTCTCCGATTAATGAGCCCACCTGGGACTGGAACCGTGCCGGACAGGAGGGCAACCGCTATAACAACGACGATATCAAGCGCGTCATCCTTGAGCTTCACCGGCAGCTGAAGCAAAGAGGCATAGAGGCGGGGATCAGCGCACCCGACGGCGTGGAGATCACGGCTCTGCTCGATGATGAATTCTATCAGCGGTTCGCGAACAAAGAGCGGTATACGGGCGGGGCGAACAGCCTCGGCGCCGGCAAGTACCGCGAATACATCAAGGATCTGCTCGGCGATCCGCAGCTGAAGGAAGCGGTCGGGAACAAGATCGCCTCCCACTCGTACTGGTCGGATTACAGCCGAACCGGGGATGACCGTCTGGGCCTCCTGAGGGACCTGCTAGCGGAGAACTTGGAGAAATACGGTGCGGACGCGAAGTATTGGATGTCCGAATACTGCATTCTGGGAGACTATGGCCCCGGGCGGGACCTGGGCATCGATCCTGCGCTTCACGTGGCCCGCACGATCCACTTCGATCTCACCCGCGCGAATGCGGCGGCATGGCAGTGGTGGACCGCGGTGTCGAAGGAGGATTACAAGGACGGATTGATCTATACGGACTTTACGAAAGAGGGCGACGAACAGAACATTCTCCCCTCCAAAATCCTCTGGACGCTGGGCAATTACAGCAAATTCATCCGTCCGGGCGCCGACCGGATCCAGCTTGCCGGGCTGGATGAAGAGGCACGGAGCGGCCTCCTGGGGTCCGCCTACAAGGATGAGAAGGAACAGACGGTAACGACGGTGCTTGTTAACGACAGCACGGTGGACAAGCGGGTCAAGCTGTCCATTCAGGGACTGGCATCCAAGGATGCCGTGTACATGCTGAAGCCCTATATCACTTCAGCGGATCAGGACCTGGCCAAAGGCCGGAACGTGCCGGTACAGTCCGATGGGACGTTCGAAACGGTGATTCCGGCCCGTTCGGTCGTAACGTTATACGGCGATCTGGTGAAGGCGGGCAAAAAGCCGGATGCGCCGGAAGACGTCCGCATTCGTCCTGCGAATAAGGGCCTGCAGATCGATTTTACCCTTCCCAAGGGTGCTTATGAAGTGGAAGTGACTTATGGCGAGAAGCAAGGTAACAGGGAGCGTACGGTGAAGGTGACGGCCGAAGATGTGATCACCCTTTCGAATCTGCGCAATGGCATCGAATACTACGTAACGCTTCGGGCGGGCAATAAGAACGGGTTCGGCCCTCCGTCTAAGCGGGCATATGGTGTGCCCGAGCTACTCGCTCCAAGCGGTGTGTCGGCGGAAGGGACCGACGGCGGGTTTACGGTCAAGTACGATGCCGCCGTGGGCGTCCCGTCCTACCGGGTGCGGTACGGGCTGCAGCCGGGTGCCTACGACCGCGTGCTGGAGAGCGGAACTGCCAGCGGATTGATCCGCGTGGAAGGGCTGCAGAACGGCACGGTCCTCTATGGCGTCGTCGAGGCGGTGGACGGCACGGCCGTCAGTCCTCCATCGGCAGCGTTCCAGGTGACTCCGGATATTCCGGCACCCGGGAAGATTCTTGCGGTGGCCGGCGATGCCAAGGCGCATGTGGAAGTCACGCCGGTCGCCGGGGCGGCAGGGTACGGATACGAACTCCTCTCGGGTGCGCAGCTTGCGGCCGCCGGGCAGAGCGGCAGCAGTGCATGGGACCTCGCGGAGCTGACGAACGATATGCCGGTGACAGTTCGTGTGTACTCCGTCGGCCGGGGCGGGAACGGCACCGCCTTCGCAGAAACGACGGTCACCCCGAAAGCGGAGGAGCTCCGGTTCGAGGACCGCTTTGAGGCCGGCGGGTTGTCCCGTTATCAGCAGGACGTCAGCGAGTGGAAGGTGGAGGACGGTGTGCTCAAACACGCTTCCGGCGGGGACCATCAAGGGGAGATCGGCATCCGGGATCTGCAGATCATCGACGGCACCCTTACCGTCATTGCCAAGCATGCCACGGCGGGAGCCGATTGGGGAATCACGTTCCGCGGTCCAAGCTACGATAAGGGATATGGGTTTGGGTTTGAGAACGGAAGTCTGTACCTTCGTAAAGACGGTCAGGCCCTGGCCTCTTCCGTACCTTTTACAGCGAAGCTCGGCGGGCTGTATCTCCTTGAGGTTCGGCTGCAGGGCAAACGCATCCAGGCGCTGATCGACGGGGAAGTGGCATTCGATGTGACGGACACCGCCTACACGAGCGGACGTGTCGGTCTTCACAGCTGGGGGGATGCCGAATTCGGATACGTGAAGGCGGCCCGGGAGGCGGACCCGCAGCTTGCGAAGCCGGAGATTTATCAGGTGAAAGCGGGAGACCGCCAGGCTGCGCTCAAATACAGCGAAGTGGACGGCGCGGACGCCTATGCGATCCAGTACCAGGCGGTGACCGGCGGCAGTTCCGCTCCCGTCGAGATCCCGGCCAAAGCAGGCTCCACCCTCGTAACCGGTCTGACCAATGACGTTGCGTACTCTTTTTGGCTGGTGGCCAAAAGGGGAGGAGAGGAAGTGCGCTCGGAGCCGGTCACAGCCGTACCGGCCGGGAATCAAGGCGTCCTCTACTATGTGGACGCCGGGGATGGAACGCCTTCCCAGCCGGAGGCAGGGGAGCAGCTCGGGGCCCTGCAGACGCTGGAGGAGCAGGCCTATGGCCCGGACCCGGTCACCGGCGTCCACTGGGGCTATGAAGCCGACGATGGGTTGACCTGGGCCCATACCTCGCCGGTGGAAGCGTACCCATCCATCCGCCAATATGACGGCAATGAGAACGGGAAGGGGCTGGCCTACCGCTTTGAGCTGCCGAACGGCACGTATGGAGTGAAGGTCGGATTCTTCGACCCTTGGGCAGCCGGCGACCGCAGGATGAACCTGACGCTCAACGGACAGACCGTGTTAACCGACTACGTGATCGGGACCAAGCAGGAAGAGAAGACCTTCGATGTGGAAGTGAGCGGCGGCGAGCTGATCGTGAAGGTCGTGAAGGCAGGCGCTTCGAAGCCGATGCTCAGTTATATAGCCGTGGAACAGCGATAA